A genomic window from Diospyros lotus cultivar Yz01 chromosome 2, ASM1463336v1, whole genome shotgun sequence includes:
- the LOC127794929 gene encoding probable alpha,alpha-trehalose-phosphate synthase [UDP-forming] 7 — protein MMSRSYTNLLDLASGNFPAMGREKKRLPRVMTVPGVISELDDDQANSVTSDVPSSIVVDRLIIVANQLPVKAKRRPDNKGWSFSWDDDSLLLHIKDGLPDDMEIIYVGSLRVEVDASEQDDVSQLLLDRFKCVPAFLPHDILTRYYHGFCKQHLWPLFHYMLPFSGSHGGRFDRSLWEAYVAANKIFSQKVIEVINPEDDYVWIHDYHLMVLPTFLRRRFNRLRMGFFLHSPFPSSEIYRTLPVREEILKALLNSDLIGFHTFDYARHFLSCCSRMLGLEYQSKRGYIGLDYYGRTIGIKIMPVGIHMGQIESVLRLADKEWRVEELKQQFEGKTVLLGVDDMDIFKGVNLKLLAMEQMLKQHQKWQGRAVLVQIANPARGRGKDLEEIQAEIQASCKRINDSFGRPGYEPIVFIDRPISLSERAAYYTIAECVVVTAVRDGMNLTPYEYIVCRQGISDSSSESDEPKKSMLVTSEFIGCSPSLSGAIRVNPWNVEAAAEALNEAISMVDSEKELRHEKHYKYVSTHDVAYWSRSFFQDLERTCKDHFRRRCWGIGLSFGFRVVALDPNFRKLSVEAIVSAYSRAKSRAILLDYDGTLMPQTSINKTPSQEIISFINKLCDDARNTVFIVSGRARESLGKWFSPCEKLGIAAEHGYFLMWSKGKEWETCMQNNDFGWIQMAEPVMKLYTESTDGSYIETKESALVWHHRDADPGFGSSQAKEMLEHLESVLANEPVEVRSGQFIVEVKPQGVSKGGVAEKIFTSMAERGRQADFVLCVGDDRSDEDMFEIIGDSINSGILSSNASVFACAVGQKPSKARYYLDDTTEVTNMLEALAEVSSPPSSTELGRESAS, from the exons ATGATGTCCAGGTCGTATACCAATCTATTGGATCTAGCATCCGGGAATTTCCCGGCGATGGGGCGCGAAAAGAAGCGGCTGCCTCGGGTTATGACTGTTCCGGGGGTTATATCTGAGCTTGATGATGATCAAGCTAATAGTGTGACATCTGATGTGCCCTCCTCCATTGTTGTGGATCGATTAATTATTGTGGCTAATCAACTTCCTGTTAAGGCTAAGCGTAGGCCGGATAATAAAGGGTGGAGCTTTAGTTGGGATGATGATTCCTTGTTATTACACATTAAGGATGGTTTACCGGATGATATGGAGATTATTTATGTTGGATCTTTGAGAGTCGAGGTGGATGCGAGTGAACAAGATGATGTGTCGCAGCTTTTGCTGGATAGGTTTAAGTGTGTCCCTGCTTTTCTTCCTCATGACATTTTGACCAGATACTATCACGGATTCTGCAAGCAGCATTTATGGCCACTATTTCATTACATGCTCCCCTTTTCCGGGAGTCATGGAGGTCGGTTTGATCGGTCGTTGTGGGAGGCGTACGTGGCGGCAAATAAGATTTTCTCACAGAAGGTGATTGAGGTGATAAACCCGGAAGATGACTACGTTTGGATTCATGATTATCATTTGATGGTTCTACCCACCTTCTTGAGGAGGCGCTTCAATCGGTTAAGGATGGGTTTTTTCCTCCACAGCCCATTTCCTTCATCAGAAATATATAGGACTTTACCTGTGAGAGAAGAGATTCTCAAAGCACTATTAAATTCGGATCTCATAGGGTTTCACACCTTTGACTATGCTCGCCACTTCCTTTCTTGTTGTAGTCGGATGCTGGGCTTGGAGTACCAGTCAAAGCGGGGTTATATTGGTCTGGACTACTACGGGAGAACTATTGGAATAAAGATCATGCCTGTTGGGATTCACATGGGACAGATTGAATCTGTTTTAAGGCTTGCAGATAAGGAATGGAGGGTTGAGGAGCTCAAACAGCAGTTCGAAGGAAAGACGGTGTTGCTTGGAGTTGATGATATGGACATCTTTAAAGGTGTCAATCTGAAACTTCTGGCCATGGAGCAGATGCTTAAGCAGCACCAGAAATGGCAGGGAAGGGCAGTATTGGTGCAGATCGCGAATCCTGCTCGGGGGAGAGGAAAAGATCTTGAGGAAATACAGGCTGAAATACAGGCAAGTTGCAAGAGAATTAATGACAGTTTTGGCCGACCTGGTTATGAGCCGATTGTCTTCATTGACAGGCCAATTTCTCTGAGTGAACGAGCTGCGTATTACACCATTGCAGAGTGTGTTGTTGTCACAGCTGTAAGGGATGGCATGAACCTTACCCCGTATGAGTACATTGTGTGCAGACAAGGAATCTCCGATTCTAGTTCAGAATCAGATGAGCCTAAGAAGAGCATGCTTGTAACGTCGGAGTTCATTGGATGTTCTCCTTCGCTGAGTGGTGCTATTCGGGTCAACCCCTGGAATGTTGAAGCAGCTGCAGAAGCACTGAATGAGGCAATTTCAATGGTTGACAGTGAAAAAGAATTGCGTCATGAAAAGCATTACAAGTATGTTAGCACACATGATGTAGCCTATTGGTCAAGAAGTTTCTTCCAAGATTTGGAGAGAACTTGCAAGGACCATTTCAGAAGACGGTGTTGGGGAATTGGTTTGAGCTTCGGTTTCCGAGTTGTAGCACTTGATCCGAATTTCAGAAAATTGTCCGTAGAAGCAATTGTATCTGCTTATTCAAGAGCCAAAAGTAGGGCTATATTGTTGGATTATGATGGCACTTTGATGCCCCAAACATCCATCAACAAGACCCCCAGTCAGGAGATTATATCGTTTATTAACAAACTTTGTGATGATGCTAGGAATACTGTTTTTATCGTAAGTGGGCGTGCAAGGGAAAGTTTGGGCAAGTGGTTTAGTCCATGTGAGAAACTTGGTATCGCAGCCGAACATGGATACTTCTTGAT GTGGTCCAAGGGCAAGGAATGGGAAACTTGTATGCAGAACAATGATTTTGGATGGATACAGATGGCTGAGCCTGTCATGAAATTATATACTGAATCTACTGATGGTTCCTATATTGAAACAAAGGAAAGTGCATTGGTTTGGCACCATCGTGATGCGGATCCTGGTTTTGGATCGAGCCAGGCCAAGGAGATGTTAGAACATTTGGAAAGCGTGCTCGCGAATGAGCCTGTTGAAGTCAGAAGCGGTCAGTTCATTGTTGAAGTGAAACCTCAG GGAGTGAGTAAAGGTGGTGTTGCGGAGAAGATCTTTACATCAATGGCTGAACGTGGAAGGCAGGCTGACTTTGTACTGTGTGTTGGTGATGATAGATCCGATGAGGACATGTTTGAGATCATTGGCGATTCAATCAACAGTGGTATACTCTCCTCTAATGCATCGGTTTTTGCTTGCGCTGTTGGACAGAAACCGAGTAAAGCCAGGTACTACTTGGACGACACAACTGAAGTCACCAACATGCTTGAAGCTCTAGCCGAAGTGTCAAGCCCTCCATCATCAACGGAACTTGGGAGGGAAAGCGCCTCTTGA